The genomic segment ACTTTGACATTGTTGGGAATTCAagtgagtctaagtctcacattggatagaaatgagaaattaaaatactatataaagatgaaagttCATAttatcttaaggttttgggtagaaaGTAGTGTCAATCTATCCTTTGTAGGATTGAACTCAGATCTCATTTGGTATTATGTCTCTCCAGTGAATCTCTTCCTCGATATACCCAACAGATATTtactaaaaaatgaattttaaatctaacttaaccttatataaaagtaaaatttatatcagTTCAtaatataaactcattttgtttttagtaaACCTGAGATGTCCAACCATATGTTTTTagaaagtaaaaacaaataaacaatgtatatttttcaatatgtaaaaaagtttttaaaaaattattctctCTAATGTATATTCTCATTtgttattaacaaatattaattattaatattatattagtagAGAAGTCAAATCCAAAACCTTTTCTCATTATCATTTCCATCTTTACCACCAAATCAATCTTAATTCTAAGTACATTCTCCAAAactttctctatctttttaatGTGCgttaaaattaatctattaaaCAGTAGTTATAATATCacgaaatatatataatatgtatattgTGATGATGGTATTGAATTGAATGCCGATAGAGTAAGAAAAGGGCGGCCTAATTTGTCTGGTGGAGTTCCCAATTTGAAGCTCATGCATTGCATAGTCATTGTCTCAGTGATATTCTTCATTACTATATATATCACTGCTCTTTTTCACCTGGAAGAACCTTTTCTTTATTCATTGCAGCTTTTTCAACTTTCCTcctcttgctttattttattttatcttctttttccaTGCATCCAACGTAGATATGATTTTTCTGATACTTGAGACACCGTTTTGCTTTTCGGATGCACTACATGCAAATACAATGAAACttacactagtgcagcgaggggcttttaccgcggttgattttcactatacgtcgcgtttcatgaaccgcggcatattcagccgcgatagtaagtcagacactttatgccgcggttcgaaccgcggtatataggctgagaaatatgccgcggttgtctagggaaccgctgcctaaattcattttttaaaaaaaaaaaaaataaaaaaaaattaaaaatgcactatatgccgcggttgaaccgcgaccatatgtctcgttttttaaaaaaaataagcactatatgccgcggttgtggttagaaccgcggcatattccccttatatgccgcggttgtggttagaaccgcggcatattcccctgcagttttttaaaattgcaggtctgtttttgtgatatccactaccacaaaaacagacctgcatataaaaacatttacagaaattcaatttcaacataacaaacacatgttaaaatgtatttcaacatcaaataaagtagagagtctaagaaaattctatctaatcaaatgcattgtttaaatctaaatctaagagctattgtataatctaactatatacttcgcagcagcgttcctaatgaatagtagtgacttctcaggaactggtgtagtagtcttgaatctctgcaaaagacaattcattttaattagtgtatatgaattcaacatttgttaaaaaatcaaaatttgttaaagttaaatattaccgtttcccagcttcttgtgatgtgagaacgaacaatatgggtcatccaatacattacatagtatccacactcatatgacccattttgtctgttacactacaatatatcatcacagttgataatagttagtgaataacatttgttataaaacaattataacaaagtatagacggtagcatatgtcaaaccttgagagaaatccaagcaatctttctactcttaacaattgatctcccgtccatcatcatacttgctggaatagaactgtatataaaaaaatgttttagcattcagttatataacaaagaaagtccaaacattgaggttcttaccaatcaattgcttgtctgagttgtgtgggaggaggcctgtgcaatgagcagaaccacaaagcatagttgtcttgcacagacataacaagaagttgccaatggcgcctgaaattcataataacgtaactattaaatattaaaatcacatatggaacattattatgttaacaaagttcacttacccggatatataaggcaaaaagtatattttcttgcctCTTCGAAAATTGCTTATCATTCTCATGTTGATatgatcaaaatcatttgattcatgaatgtcttggggatcaatgaatccataatcatcagaacgccccaacttattagtgaccccagacatatacctgaaatcaaaaattaactttgatataaggatacttgatatataaatcaattttatatataaataattggtcatagacttacatcgtccatagttgaataattgaaatattcaactcttgtgttcccgacgcaagctcacggacatcttggctattaaggtatattgggacctcagagccatgcccaaatacattagcatcatactgaacctccaaaggcttatcatcaaggatgtcagcaagtagatgcaatgaagaaagagggtcatcctcagatagaggaatcttctgttgttcctgcgtctgttgttacatgaaaagataagataagttttgacatcaaaaacctttaaaattgagaagtttaaagaagaatttcataccgaggggtcagaaactggtttaaccaaaaatttaggccaagtgataaacgacttatatgcttgttccacagtgaaaatctcttccgtggacAGTGGAATCGAGGCATCTGGCatgatcatttcatccactgataccttcacctcatcctctaatagttgcataccatgacatacagtcgctgacctaaactctgttccacgagctaccagcaccatctcatcttcttctaaaatgtatagcagacatggactaccatcgtccatgtcatcctctgggatggctgatgcggaacaacttcctttgccgcttctccctgtcagagtaaatgttagattatacaagagatagaaataattgcacataaatgtttattaagtttacctgtgggagggggagggaCCACATGTTCCTCTATAGGAGACTGCATCGGACGCATGCTCTGAAACTGCTCCTGGTAGAGCATCtggaattcagccctcacctcggccctgatctcctgcataaggtcttgtcggaccttttttgtgatctcttctgtcatcctttgtgtatcgctgtacgaatatgaaggctgacgagaagagctcccaaaataatcCGTAATGCCTACTCCAGGACCTGCAGCACGTacacgtccagggtgctcaggtcgtccaattgcagcagcaagaatatcctggcgaccctctggagtgaattggccttgggagctctgctcaaccaaggcgtcctgtaacattacaaaacaccattattctttaaatagtttaatgtagtatgtataatgacaatattcattattttaggaacaatgataacttacaattttttcagaaatctctcgtgcagtgtcggaagagtaggtgcccgatggttgcatacgggccaacttccatttctcatgtctagacggtggagaaggaggctgaggagggctaccactctgagatggtggtatagcatctgccttttgcttgaggattttctcctcaagcttcctatacccaccacgagataataggtgggggtttttgttcttagcacttgttccttgtgctttgcttctaattgcctgtcacatacacattaattaatgagttcatatgatatatatttgttaatgaggaattgaataatatgaactacactaacctgccattccttgacatccgactctctttaaaaacccgccaagtctcctcatcaatggacTTATATGCATTACATGGAgttttatgtttaaggtgtccaaagatgtaccttgatgtcaacttgcttttaaagtttctgaaattttctgcaacagttgacaaacacttatttctaagtgttgggacatttggaatgtcaaatgtcatctgaaaaaaacataataaagttgtattagtacaaaattatcaatataaacaaattataattcaaatgctattaactaacttaccaatatatcttGCCAAATAATGTTCCTATCACCCTcggacacatgatcaaaagatggaatgagaatgctaatcttattacgtgccactactccaaggtatgatcggaagtcatctgcatgggggccagttgccacacccgtggtgacattcacattcaccggagttctttcaccactatttttcctgattaatagttgtttcatcctagtgggtcctctagtggatctgggtgggggagcctcatcccctgaagaatgtggatgatcagccatatatctgtcaaaataaataacaacattaaattttctttcaagacttatgtaatatcatataaattaacaaaacatgtaatagtacagaaattgaaaattcatacataaagatatggattcatcatatgtatattccctcatcatgAGTTGCGTTAAACTTTCtctcattcaaacagttcacacaaggacatctaaacttcacttcatcattagttctcccctcattacgttgcgcaaattgtataaattcctctacacctctctcgtactcagcactaatacgtggtaaattaatccaatttcgatccatattcctaaatattacataaataatattttaaggtttataaataatagaagaactacaacacacattaccaaaactatagcaaaaaccatatcatacattaccaaaactataacaatttcatgcactatcaaaattaaagcaaaaattataccaaaactatagaaacttcatacattaccaaaactataacaatttcatgcactatcaaaattaaagcaaaaattataccaaaactatagaaacttcatacattaccaaaactatagcattatgcaaaaattaatgaagcaatcacgttaaaaatgcaaatggacataaatacctggaagaggAACGGCGGCGGAGAGGGTGAAAAACGCAACAcaacggcggcggcggcggagaGGGTGAAAAACGCCAGGAAATCACGATTATGAACGGCTAAAACTCGTTTTTAAAGTCAAAAACGaataatgaccgaacaattttgagtttaaacggttAAAAACGCAAAATCTGAGATGAAGGGTGGTTCGGAGGATGAAGAAACGCGAAAACAGCGAGGAAGACGATGCACTGTTccaagttttgatttttaactctgaacgggggaatctaccgcggttccctacttaaccgcggtataaaagggttatatgccgcggtttaacccccaaccgcggcatatactaattcaaaaaattatttgaaatggcatttttgaaattatattcaaactatatgccgcggttcagcgggcaaccgcggcataaacctcgaaatatttcaaatgaacattaaattaatttcatataggagaatatgccgcggttctctggggaaccgcggcatatacccctaaAACGTGTTCAACACAACTGTCTCCCCAACTGCCtttcagagaatttcagaagttacagggggtatatgccgcggttctctggggaaccgcggcatataccccctataacttctgaaattctctgactggcagagaagttgagacgttgcaggggtatatgccgcggttccccagagaaccgcggcatataccccctgtaacttctgaaattctctgacccagtcagcacctgcaataaattggcagggtatatgccgcggttgtgcagagaaccgcggcatatactctgttatttaattttttattcatacgtggcgtcaaaggcaatggttgactggggtatatgccgcggttcccagtagaaccgcggcatatatgttagttttatttacaaaactgccaccgcgcaccattatgctgcggttttcgttgaaccgcggcataatgtgcgctgtaaaaacccgattttttactagtgttattctaaatgaaataaagaaaataagtaaACTAACCTTAATTTGATGATTaacttatttgattttgatgtttGGTCTTTTCATCCTTCGATTCGGTATAAACTTTGTTGCAAAAGGCAGAAAAGGTAAGGAAAGTAATTGAGAAGGTAAGACAATGGTCAAATATATAGTTTtgacttaaatattaaaattagatcAAGTGACTTTAGTATGCTTGtcacttaattattatttttaacttttgtataaaccatacttttatttttatatcaattaaatgaaaacactTGTTAATAAAGATTAACATAAacattattaaatgaaatgCATTGCCCTGCACaactagaaaaacaaaaaagccAAAtaacatcaaaacaaatttgGTCTCTGAActattgaaaaatgaaagaaaaaagtattatCTTGTTTGTTTAATCTTACCTTTGAAATTAACAtacacttaaaaatatttaatagttcactacaataatatatatatatatatatatatatatatatatatatatatatatatatatatatatatatatatatatattaggatgattatttaaaaagtttaaatatttcacATACTTATTTGAATAAggcaaatagaaaaaaattgaaatttaataaatttttggaAAGTATtacaaatgaataaaatagaaaaatttcaaatactctaaaaaaatataagaaatttgaaattttactcATTTTCACTTTATTCACGAAAGTCAAATTGAGTGGATTTAGATTGAAGGATTGAGTTGAGTCGATTAAAGTTAAAAACTTTGTCAGAATCAGTTTAGACTAAAGACTCAACAAAGTCGACTTAGGTTGAAAGTCAAATCAATTCGAATTataagtttaagaaaaattgACCAAAGTCAAAGGTTGAAGCGTGTTGGCCAAAGTCAAAGGTTGACAGTAATTTGTTACGTCAAAAGTTGAGACAAGTCAATGTAGGCAAAAGGTTGAAACGAGTCGGCTCAAGACAAAAGTCGAGTAAAGTTAGTTCAGACTGAAAATCAAGTCAAGTCAATGCTAGTCGAAGATCAAAACAAGTCGATTAggttgaaagttaaaaatagttGACATAGGTCAAAAATTGAACTAAATGGACTCAGACTGAAGTTTGAGTTAAATCAACTTAAGACGTATATAtgaattatcaaaatatttttaaaataaacttttatcttaaaatagaaattaaatactttataaaaaaatctaaaatatttcaattatttaatctaaacaaacaatattttaatttctaaacatttttgaaaattttgatccAAGCATAATGATTTCTATAACGTCATTgttattctttattttgataagaatttgaaaatatgGTGAGGGATGTGAGTTTCGTAATTCAGTGATGGTGAGAGGGTCCTAGGTTTCCACAACATGAAGAAAGAGGCTTCACACGAGAATGCTTACATTGTtaacatgaagaagaaaaaggaaggtTGTAGATTAGTGGGTAGTGGTCCTACCAACTATACTTGTGATTTCTTATCATGACAACACACATAAACAACAAGAAGAAAGGGTAAGAAACATTTTGGGAAGGACAATCTCGTATTTTGAAGGAGAGAGCTATAAACTTTTCTTCTTTCGTTACGTTTAAGCACAAGAAAAAGGATTCCTAAGATTCAAGTACATTTTCGTTTTTTCCTTTACTTTTCCATCTTCTTCCAAACAATGAAAGGTAACATTTTCTATCAATCATCATCTACCTCTCTTTCCTTTTACTTGTTTCGGTTTtacatacaataaaacaaactttCAAAAATATCACAGTTTTTAGAAGCattcaatattaatttattagctCTTCACACACGTAAtccaattttatgttttcttttacttGAGTAAGAGACTATTTATTGAGCAACTATGATCTCACTTaagtaaaaatgtttaatataaatgataatTGCTTATTGTTTTAACATTGCTGAAATACTTGTTGAATGCTTAGTGAAATTTACATAAAACTACCAATATCAAGAATGTATAAGGTTTACAGAATTCAttctattcaaatttttttttatagtatatcAATTTGTTGggaattcaagtgtgagtcAAAGTCTCATATTTGAGAAAGTAGAGcattatataaaggtgaaagactcattaactcATTGCTTTAAGGTTTTAGATAAAAAGTGGTGTTAATCCTTTATATGATTAGAGCATTGTAAAAATTGAGTAGCtgaattcataattaaattattttatcactcTTCAAAAAAGTATTTTCTCACTTCtataagttataatttaatataaaaattaaatatgtttggaTAAACTTGTTTGAAAAAACTTTaggaagaacaagaaaaatatatgaaattaattttttaacgagttaaaaataatttcatgagTTAATTTGTATAAGCTTTCTAAtgttattttaaagaaaattagtatttaattaGATCCAATTTTAATTGgaatttttcatttctatattgatattgttaattctttttataacaTATTGATATTAATCACACGACACctataactaaaattattataaaatatattgcttgtgagaaaattaatataatattaaaaaattgaataatttaaattttaataaagtaattctaataaactcataaataatataagccttaatatatacaattttttttttaaaaatgttgtattatatgtttataataaaaaaattgagtttaaaatatatttgatcatCAAATTAGTTCTGAGGTATCTCTCCTATACATTTGTGTGGTAAGAATCTTTATTCCttaaattatattcattattccattcatataaaaaaattacaacacaatgtcaaatttaaaatcttaaaataatttacttataaTTAACCTTGTATGGTCATCCAGTCAGTCAAGAACCGAGGGATAGACCGTCCAGCGAAAAAATATTGACCGGTCTAGAAATTATTGTAAGCAATAATAACCATTAATTGATAGTTAATGagaataataatcattaattaACAATTAACAGGAATAAAGtcatttattagtaattaatgAGTCATACATAATGGTAAactcattataatatttactaatatttattacaaaattattacgCCTGACTTGCATTGGTTAGGACAAGAAGAAGAGATAAAGTAACTGAATGAAGAAGCGGACAACTTTGAATGATTTGAGTAAGAGatcttaatttataattaacctAAACTTCAGACaaattattggataaaataaaataaaatttagttgaaaatataattatcttataaacTCATTCCATAACCACTGTTCAAATTATAAAGTAGCcacaataattatttattattacacatttatcaatatatttactatttgattgatttaaacacatattattttttattaatattagagTGTTTTTACAAAAATACTAATACCAAGTAGAAGGAAGAAAAGCACATAACATTTAAAAGAATCaacattttctaattttgtGAGGATGTTATCAACATTTATAATAAGAAGTAAGTATAtactaaatgaaataaaatattttgattcagATATCTTAACTACATCttaacacaatatatatatatatatatatatatatatatatatatatatatatatatatatatatatatatatatatatatatgtgtgtgtgtg from the Vigna angularis cultivar LongXiaoDou No.4 chromosome 3, ASM1680809v1, whole genome shotgun sequence genome contains:
- the LOC128195788 gene encoding uncharacterized protein LOC128195788, which gives rise to MPDASIPLSTEEIFTVEQAYKSFITWPKFLVKPVSDPSTQEQQKIPLSEDDPLSSLHLLADILDDKPLEVQYDANVFGHGSEVPIYLNSQDVRELASGTQELNISIIQLWTMYMSGVTNKLGRSDDYGFIDPQDIHESNDFDHINMRMISNFRRGKKIYFLPYISGRHWQLLVMSVQDNYALWFCSLHRPPPTQLRQAIDCSIPASMMMDGRSIVKSRKIAWISLKCNRQNGSYECGYYVMYWMTHIVRSHITRSWETRFKTTTPVPEKSLLFIRNAAAKYIVRLYNSS